A part of Flavobacteriaceae bacterium GSB9 genomic DNA contains:
- a CDS encoding arginine decarboxylase yields the protein MNTKYIDLINQTFDFPQEEFKVDKGQLNFHDIDLMQLVKQYGAPLKFTYLPQISNNINRAKVWFAHAIKKHNYKGQYHYCYCTKSSHFKHVMDEALKNDIHIETSSAFDIDIVERLKEEGKITNKTYVISNGFKRAQYVTNIARLINNGHKNAIPIIDNYEEIDLLSKEIDGKFKVGIRIASEEEPKFEFYTSRLGIGYKNIVPFYKSQIANNKKVELKMLHFFINTGIRDNSYYWNELLKCLRVYINLKRICPTLDSLNIGGGFPIKNSLGFEFDYEYMIDEIINQIKLTCEEEEVDVPHIFTEFGSFTVGESGGAIYEVLYQKQQNDREKWNMINSSFITTLPDTWAINKRFILLAVNRWQDSYERVLLGGLTCDSDDYYNSEQHMNAIYLPKYNKEKPLYIGFFNTGAYQETIGGFGGLQHCLIPSPKHVLIDSDENGKLTTKLFSEQQKSEDLLKILGYQNDAVDAQTDLTKK from the coding sequence TTGAATACAAAATATATTGATTTAATTAATCAAACTTTTGATTTTCCACAGGAAGAATTTAAAGTAGATAAAGGACAGTTGAATTTTCATGATATTGATTTAATGCAACTTGTTAAGCAGTATGGGGCACCGTTAAAATTCACCTATTTACCACAAATATCAAACAACATAAACCGAGCGAAAGTGTGGTTTGCACATGCTATAAAAAAGCATAATTATAAAGGGCAATATCATTATTGTTATTGTACAAAAAGTTCGCATTTTAAGCATGTAATGGACGAGGCTCTAAAGAACGATATTCATATTGAAACCTCTTCGGCTTTCGATATTGATATTGTTGAGCGCTTAAAGGAGGAAGGCAAAATAACAAACAAAACTTATGTTATAAGCAATGGTTTTAAACGGGCGCAGTACGTAACCAATATAGCGCGACTTATAAATAACGGGCACAAAAACGCCATCCCGATTATTGATAATTACGAAGAAATAGATTTGCTGTCAAAAGAAATTGACGGCAAGTTTAAAGTGGGTATTCGTATTGCATCAGAGGAAGAACCAAAATTCGAGTTTTATACATCACGTTTGGGTATTGGCTATAAAAACATCGTACCGTTTTACAAAAGTCAAATTGCCAATAATAAAAAAGTCGAACTCAAAATGCTGCACTTTTTTATCAATACGGGCATACGCGACAATTCGTATTATTGGAATGAACTGCTAAAATGTTTGAGGGTGTATATCAATTTAAAAAGAATTTGCCCAACATTAGATAGCCTCAATATTGGTGGTGGTTTCCCAATAAAAAACTCATTAGGGTTTGAGTTTGATTATGAATATATGATTGACGAAATCATTAACCAAATCAAATTAACTTGCGAAGAGGAAGAGGTAGATGTACCACATATTTTTACCGAGTTTGGTAGTTTTACCGTTGGGGAAAGTGGCGGTGCTATTTACGAGGTGTTATATCAGAAGCAACAAAACGACCGCGAAAAGTGGAATATGATTAACTCGTCGTTTATTACCACTTTACCTGATACTTGGGCTATTAACAAACGCTTTATCTTGTTGGCTGTAAACCGTTGGCAAGACAGTTACGAGCGCGTACTTTTGGGTGGCCTAACTTGCGATAGTGACGATTATTACAATAGCGAGCAGCACATGAATGCCATTTATTTGCCAAAGTACAACAAAGAAAAACCGCTATATATTGGCTTTTTTAATACGGGGGCTTACCAAGAAACCATTGGCGGTTTTGGGGGCTTACAGCACTGTTTGATTCCGTCGCCGAAACATGTTTTAATCGACAGTGATGAAAACGGAAAACTGACAACAAAGCTGTTTAGCGAACAACAAAAGAGTGAAGATTTACTAAAAATTTTAGGTTATCAGAATGATGCGGTTGATGCACAAACTGACCTAACAAAAAAATAA
- the speB gene encoding agmatinase, producing MKTYAGIPEEFAKLEQAKIVLIPVPYDGTSTWQKGADKGPMAFLEASENMELYDIETGTEVYQQGVFLANAVTENTSPEAMVEAVHAVTKKYIKKNKFVTIFGGEHSISIGTIRAFNEMYPNLTVLHIDAHADLRKEYDGTTCNHACAVYEASQSTNLIQVGIRSMDIMEKTVMDEDKTYFAHELTIDDSWMDSAIDQMTDNVFITFDLDAFDPSIMPSTGTPEPGGLLWYETLDFLKQVFAEKNVVGFDIVELCPNKKEKSSDFLAAKLYYKMLSYKFLDEAVEDDYDNAFSETDKKNNHSKFVDDDNY from the coding sequence ATGAAAACCTATGCAGGAATTCCAGAGGAATTCGCAAAACTAGAGCAAGCAAAAATTGTTCTAATACCCGTACCTTATGATGGTACAAGTACATGGCAAAAAGGTGCCGATAAAGGGCCAATGGCTTTTTTGGAAGCCTCAGAAAACATGGAGCTTTACGATATTGAAACGGGTACCGAAGTATACCAACAAGGCGTATTTTTGGCCAATGCGGTTACCGAAAACACATCACCCGAAGCTATGGTGGAAGCAGTGCATGCTGTCACCAAAAAATATATCAAAAAGAATAAGTTTGTTACCATTTTTGGTGGTGAACACTCGATTTCAATAGGAACCATACGTGCATTTAACGAAATGTACCCCAATTTAACGGTGCTTCACATCGATGCGCATGCCGATTTGCGTAAAGAATATGACGGCACCACCTGTAACCATGCTTGTGCAGTTTACGAGGCTAGCCAAAGCACAAACTTAATTCAAGTTGGGATTCGCTCTATGGATATCATGGAAAAAACCGTAATGGATGAAGATAAAACCTATTTTGCACACGAGTTGACCATTGATGATTCTTGGATGGATTCAGCCATCGACCAAATGACAGATAATGTATTCATAACATTCGATTTGGATGCCTTCGACCCATCAATTATGCCAAGCACGGGAACTCCTGAGCCTGGAGGCCTTTTATGGTATGAAACCTTGGATTTTTTAAAGCAGGTTTTTGCTGAAAAAAATGTAGTTGGGTTTGATATTGTGGAACTGTGCCCCAATAAGAAGGAAAAATCATCCGATTTTTTAGCGGCTAAACTATATTACAAAATGTTGAGTTATAAGTTTTTGGATGAGGCCGTTGAAGACGATTACGATAACGCATTTAGCGAAACAGATAAAAAAAATAACCATTCAAAATTTGTTGACGATGATAACTACTAA
- a CDS encoding deoxyhypusine synthase family protein: protein MITTKGPISQFIEKHYLHFNAAALVDAAKGYEAQLSNGAKMLVSLAGAMSTAELGKSFAEMIRQDKVHIISCTGANLEEDIMNLVAHSHYKRVPNYRDLTPKEEWDLLEKGLNRVTDTCIPEEEAFRRLQKHIFEIWKEAEAKGERYFPHEYMYKMLLSGVLEEYYEIDLKDSWMYAAAEKNLPIVVPGWEDSTMGNIFASYVLKGELKASTMKSGIEYMAFLADWYTDNSKKGIGFFQIGGGIAGDFPICVVPMLYQDMERTDTPFWSYFCQISDSTTSYGSYSGAVPNEKITWGKLDIDTPKFIVESDATIVAPLIFAYLLGW from the coding sequence ATGATAACTACTAAAGGACCTATTTCTCAATTTATTGAAAAACACTATTTGCACTTCAATGCTGCTGCACTGGTTGATGCCGCCAAAGGCTACGAAGCACAACTAAGCAACGGGGCTAAAATGTTGGTGTCGTTAGCTGGAGCTATGAGTACGGCTGAATTGGGTAAAAGTTTTGCCGAAATGATTCGTCAAGATAAAGTGCACATTATTTCTTGTACGGGAGCCAATTTAGAAGAAGATATCATGAATCTTGTGGCGCACTCGCATTACAAACGCGTGCCTAATTACCGGGATTTAACGCCCAAGGAAGAATGGGATTTATTGGAAAAAGGATTAAACCGTGTAACCGATACTTGTATTCCGGAAGAAGAAGCTTTTCGTAGGTTGCAAAAGCATATTTTTGAAATTTGGAAAGAGGCTGAAGCCAAAGGCGAACGGTATTTTCCGCATGAGTATATGTATAAAATGTTGTTGTCTGGCGTGTTGGAAGAATACTACGAAATCGATTTGAAAGATTCCTGGATGTACGCTGCAGCCGAAAAGAATTTGCCTATCGTGGTTCCTGGTTGGGAAGACAGTACTATGGGCAATATTTTTGCGAGTTATGTTTTAAAAGGCGAATTGAAAGCCAGTACCATGAAATCGGGTATTGAGTACATGGCCTTTTTGGCTGATTGGTATACCGATAATTCTAAAAAAGGCATAGGTTTTTTCCAAATTGGTGGAGGCATAGCTGGTGATTTTCCAATTTGTGTTGTGCCCATGTTGTACCAAGATATGGAACGTACCGACACACCATTTTGGAGCTATTTTTGTCAAATAAGCGATTCTACAACCAGTTATGGGTCGTATTCTGGGGCCGTTCCAAACGAAAAAATAACTTGGGGGAAACTCGATATTGACACGCCTAAATTTATTGTAGAGAGTGATGCTACTATTGTTGCGCCTTTAATTTTTGCTTATCTATTGGGTTGGTGA
- a CDS encoding GNAT family N-acetyltransferase, producing MSKIENIENVELRYLTVDDFEELKIATLESYAGVLNSYWKRQHIAELTSIFPEGQVVILVDGDIAGCALSLIVDFDSIDDDHTYNDIIEGESFKNHNPYGDVLYGIDVFIKPQYRGLRLGRRLYDYRKEVCEKLNLKSIVFGGRMPNYHKHKELTPKQYIEKVKQKEIHDPVLNFQISNDFHPVRVLKGYLEGDTASNEYAVLMEWDNINYVKPSKKASTVKTVVRLGLIQWQMRPYKSLDDLMQQAEYFIDSLAAYRSDFAMFPEFFNAPLMAEFNHLHEPDAIRALAKFTETTVNKLKEFSISYNINIISGSMPEVVDDKLYNVGYLCRRDGSVERYEKIHVTPDEAKVWGMQRGNKLKTFDTDCGKIGILICYDSEFPELSRLLAEEGMDILFVPFLTDTQNGYSRVRLCAQARAIENECYVAIAGSVGNLPNVNNMDIQYAQSAVFTPCDFSFPSNGIKAEATPNTEMILVADVDLSLLRELHAFGAVKNLKDRRKDFYDVIRKK from the coding sequence ATGTCTAAAATTGAAAACATAGAAAACGTAGAGCTTCGTTATCTTACTGTTGATGATTTTGAAGAACTTAAGATAGCAACACTCGAGTCTTATGCAGGCGTACTTAATTCCTATTGGAAAAGGCAGCATATTGCCGAGCTAACCTCAATATTTCCAGAAGGGCAAGTGGTTATTTTGGTAGATGGCGATATTGCGGGGTGTGCCCTTTCGCTTATTGTAGATTTCGATAGCATTGATGATGATCATACCTATAATGATATTATTGAAGGGGAATCGTTCAAAAATCACAATCCTTATGGCGATGTGCTATACGGTATAGATGTATTTATAAAACCACAATATCGGGGCTTGCGTTTAGGTAGGCGACTATACGATTATAGGAAGGAAGTATGCGAAAAACTAAACCTAAAAAGTATTGTTTTTGGGGGTAGGATGCCCAATTATCACAAACACAAGGAACTTACTCCAAAGCAGTACATAGAAAAGGTAAAGCAAAAGGAAATTCACGATCCGGTTTTAAACTTTCAAATATCCAACGATTTTCATCCAGTGAGAGTTTTAAAAGGATATTTGGAAGGTGATACGGCCTCGAATGAATATGCGGTTTTAATGGAATGGGATAATATAAATTATGTTAAGCCCAGTAAAAAAGCCAGTACGGTTAAAACGGTGGTAAGGTTAGGATTAATCCAGTGGCAAATGCGTCCGTATAAAAGCTTGGATGATTTAATGCAGCAAGCCGAATATTTTATTGATAGTCTTGCCGCGTACCGCTCAGATTTTGCTATGTTTCCGGAGTTTTTTAATGCCCCTTTGATGGCAGAATTTAATCATTTACACGAACCAGACGCCATAAGGGCGTTGGCCAAGTTTACCGAAACCACCGTAAACAAGCTCAAGGAGTTTTCCATTTCATACAATATAAATATCATTTCGGGTAGTATGCCAGAAGTGGTTGACGATAAACTCTACAATGTGGGGTATTTGTGTCGTAGGGATGGCAGTGTAGAACGTTATGAAAAAATACATGTAACCCCCGATGAAGCGAAAGTATGGGGCATGCAAAGAGGGAATAAACTAAAAACCTTCGATACTGATTGCGGAAAAATAGGGATTTTAATATGCTATGATTCTGAGTTTCCGGAGTTGTCGCGTTTGTTGGCCGAAGAAGGTATGGATATTTTATTCGTACCCTTTTTAACCGATACACAAAACGGCTACTCGCGGGTGCGTTTGTGTGCGCAGGCCAGAGCCATTGAAAACGAATGCTATGTGGCTATTGCAGGAAGTGTAGGTAACTTGCCAAACGTAAACAATATGGATATCCAATATGCGCAATCGGCAGTATTTACGCCATGCGATTTTTCATTTCCCAGCAATGGTATAAAAGCAGAAGCCACACCAAATACCGAAATGATATTGGTTGCCGATGTCGATTTGAGTTTGCTTAGAGAGCTGCACGCTTTTGGTGCCGTAAAAAATTTGAAAGACAGAAGAAAAGATTTTTATGATGTAATTCGAAAAAAATAA
- a CDS encoding bleomycin resistance protein, which translates to MQTAFHLSLPCKSVRETSSFYTGIGATLGRVSQNWIDVNLYGHQITFTKAGKFNFQSPNYVFEGKILPAFHFGIVLENENWKRIYDKLKEQNLDLVTESTFLKGKVGQHYSFFIKDPNEYMLEFKSFKTPQDIFKNQ; encoded by the coding sequence ATGCAAACAGCGTTTCACCTGTCTTTACCTTGCAAGAGTGTAAGGGAGACCAGCAGTTTTTACACCGGCATTGGTGCGACCTTGGGGCGTGTGTCCCAAAATTGGATTGATGTAAATTTATACGGCCATCAAATTACCTTTACAAAAGCCGGAAAGTTTAATTTTCAAAGTCCTAATTATGTTTTTGAAGGTAAAATTCTTCCTGCTTTTCATTTTGGAATTGTATTGGAAAATGAAAACTGGAAGCGCATCTATGACAAACTGAAGGAGCAAAATCTTGATTTGGTAACAGAATCTACTTTTTTAAAAGGCAAAGTGGGGCAACACTATTCTTTTTTTATTAAAGATCCCAACGAATATATGCTGGAGTTTAAAAGCTTCAAAACTCCCCAAGACATTTTTAAAAATCAATAG
- a CDS encoding mannosyltransferase produces MLLNTTFLKLYKWPLLMALSCAFFYFSFAYHIVRTDYVKLIMLYTALFVLFFKLIQIFQHNLKLLTYLSFAFRAFFILATPNLSQDFYRFIWDGRMILQGSNPYLSTPLSFISNNLFPIPQAHELYIGMGNLNASHFTNYPPINQLCFSIAALFAGKNIMGSVVALRLIIIAADFGTLFFGKKLLKKLKLPTYHIFWYILNPFIIIELTGNLHFEGLMIFFLFWSLYLLHSGRWQWAALVLALSISTKLIPLIFLPLFYQWFMKQPDQNKKMKPSLHPRNKADYEILKQARYNENKTWITILVRMLRLAWFYTIILGATVLLFVPFYTSEFIKNYSQTVTLWFQKFEFNASLYYLAREIGYSFRGYNEIAIIGKYTAILVFIFVLGLSFFRKNKSTAQLITAMLLALSFYYFTATTVHPWYVATLLALSVFTKYKFPLIWSFAIIVSYLAYADTNSAYKHENLWIIALEYTIVYVVFVWELLLKKNTLNKVLIQ; encoded by the coding sequence GTGCTATTAAATACAACATTTTTAAAACTTTACAAGTGGCCATTGCTAATGGCACTGTCTTGTGCCTTTTTTTACTTTTCGTTCGCCTACCATATAGTACGCACCGACTATGTGAAACTGATAATGCTTTACACCGCCCTATTTGTACTATTTTTCAAACTGATACAAATATTTCAACATAACCTAAAACTACTCACCTATTTATCATTTGCTTTTAGGGCCTTTTTTATTTTGGCTACCCCAAACCTATCACAAGATTTTTATCGTTTTATTTGGGACGGACGCATGATTCTACAAGGCTCAAACCCTTACCTTTCCACTCCACTATCGTTTATTAGTAACAATCTATTTCCTATACCGCAAGCTCACGAACTTTACATCGGCATGGGCAACCTAAACGCCAGCCACTTCACCAATTACCCGCCCATAAACCAACTTTGTTTTAGCATAGCGGCCTTGTTTGCGGGCAAAAACATTATGGGGTCGGTTGTAGCTTTACGCTTAATTATTATCGCTGCCGACTTTGGCACACTCTTTTTTGGCAAAAAACTCCTTAAAAAACTAAAACTTCCTACTTACCATATCTTTTGGTATATTTTAAATCCGTTTATCATTATTGAGCTTACTGGGAACCTTCATTTTGAAGGACTAATGATTTTCTTTTTATTCTGGAGTTTATACTTGCTTCATTCTGGAAGGTGGCAATGGGCAGCCTTGGTTTTGGCTTTATCGATTTCCACAAAATTAATACCGCTTATTTTTTTACCCTTGTTTTATCAGTGGTTTATGAAGCAACCTGACCAGAACAAAAAGATGAAGCCGTCGCTGCATCCTCGAAATAAGGCAGATTACGAAATTCTGAAACAAGCTCGATATAACGAAAACAAAACGTGGATTACTATCTTAGTAAGAATGTTACGATTGGCTTGGTTTTATACCATTATTCTCGGAGCTACTGTGCTACTTTTTGTACCGTTTTACACTTCAGAATTTATAAAAAACTACTCCCAAACCGTTACGCTTTGGTTTCAAAAATTCGAGTTTAATGCCAGCCTATATTATTTGGCAAGAGAAATTGGATATAGCTTTCGAGGATATAATGAAATCGCAATCATTGGCAAATACACCGCAATTTTGGTCTTTATTTTTGTTTTAGGCCTAAGCTTTTTTAGGAAAAACAAATCCACCGCACAACTTATAACTGCTATGTTATTGGCCTTATCTTTTTATTACTTTACGGCAACTACCGTACATCCTTGGTACGTGGCCACACTTTTAGCCTTATCAGTGTTTACGAAATATAAGTTCCCATTAATTTGGAGTTTTGCCATTATAGTTAGCTATTTAGCATACGCAGATACCAATAGTGCCTATAAGCATGAAAATTTATGGATTATTGCACTTGAGTACACCATAGTTTATGTCGTATTTGTTTGGGAATTGCTCTTGAAAAAGAACACTTTAAATAAAGTCCTTATTCAATAA
- a CDS encoding glycosyltransferase family 2 protein, giving the protein MILETVIITIYSISLFLIFLYALAQLNLLFNYLSAKKTKDNSPKLDLSNPEEVPYVTIQLPVYNEMYVMDRLLDNIAKIDYPYHKLEIQVLDDSTDETVYSTKQHIEKLQAKGLDIKHITRTDRKGFKAGALKEGLKIAKGDLIAIFDSDFLPKPNWLKQTVPYFKDEQIGVVQTRWGHINRNYSLLTKVQAFALDAHFTLEQVGRNSKGHFINFNGTAGLWRKTCIIDAGNWEGDTLTEDLDLSYRAQLKKWKFKYLENVETPAELPVVISAARSQQFRWNKGGAENFRKMLGRVIKNHNISLKTKIHGLLHLLNSTMFLNVLIVGILSIPMLYIKNEYAHLYAYFYVMSFFVLSTIIFFICYWFMYKNTYGNGFKNFIKYIGMFFVFFSIAMGFSLHNSIAVLEGHWGKKSEFVRTPKFNISKYKDNWKNNKYIKQTVSAHVVFEGLLMLYFGFGMYSAFIVGNQGGDFGLFPFHLMLFIGFAYVFFKSISSKV; this is encoded by the coding sequence ATGATTTTAGAAACAGTAATTATTACAATCTACAGCATTTCGCTTTTTCTTATATTTTTGTATGCTTTAGCGCAACTCAACTTGCTGTTCAACTATCTGTCTGCAAAAAAGACAAAAGACAACAGCCCAAAGCTAGATTTATCGAATCCTGAAGAAGTGCCCTATGTAACCATTCAACTTCCTGTTTATAACGAAATGTATGTCATGGATAGGTTGTTAGATAATATCGCCAAAATTGATTACCCATACCACAAACTAGAGATACAGGTACTTGACGATTCTACTGACGAAACGGTTTATAGCACCAAACAACATATTGAAAAATTACAAGCCAAAGGTCTGGACATTAAACATATTACCAGAACCGATCGCAAGGGGTTTAAAGCAGGGGCATTAAAGGAAGGATTGAAAATTGCAAAAGGCGACTTAATTGCTATTTTCGACTCAGATTTCTTGCCAAAACCCAACTGGCTAAAACAAACCGTACCTTATTTTAAGGACGAACAAATAGGCGTTGTTCAAACCCGATGGGGGCACATAAACCGCAACTATTCCCTACTTACCAAAGTACAGGCATTTGCATTGGACGCCCACTTTACATTAGAACAAGTTGGAAGAAACAGCAAAGGCCATTTCATCAATTTTAATGGTACTGCCGGTCTATGGCGAAAAACATGCATTATTGATGCTGGAAACTGGGAGGGCGACACCCTTACCGAAGATTTAGACTTAAGCTACCGTGCCCAACTTAAAAAATGGAAATTTAAATATTTAGAAAATGTTGAAACGCCTGCCGAGCTTCCCGTAGTAATAAGTGCAGCACGTTCGCAACAATTTAGATGGAACAAAGGAGGCGCCGAAAATTTTAGAAAAATGCTTGGCCGAGTTATAAAAAATCATAATATCTCGCTAAAAACAAAAATTCATGGCTTGTTGCACCTTTTAAACAGCACCATGTTTTTAAATGTACTTATTGTTGGCATTTTAAGTATCCCCATGCTATACATTAAAAACGAATATGCGCATTTATACGCCTATTTTTATGTCATGAGCTTTTTCGTTCTAAGCACTATTATTTTCTTTATTTGCTATTGGTTTATGTACAAAAACACCTACGGGAATGGCTTTAAGAATTTCATTAAATACATTGGTATGTTTTTTGTCTTCTTCTCCATAGCCATGGGCTTTTCGCTACACAATTCCATTGCTGTTTTAGAAGGGCATTGGGGCAAAAAATCCGAATTCGTACGTACGCCTAAATTCAATATCAGTAAATACAAAGACAACTGGAAAAACAACAAATACATAAAACAAACTGTGTCGGCACATGTCGTTTTCGAAGGCTTGCTCATGCTCTACTTTGGTTTTGGCATGTACAGTGCCTTTATAGTAGGCAACCAAGGTGGCGATTTCGGACTCTTTCCGTTTCACCTTATGCTATTTATCGGTTTTGCTTATGTGTTTTTCAAATCCATCTCATCTAAAGTATAA
- a CDS encoding glycosyltransferase family 2 protein encodes MKTVSVIIPAYNEENSIARVIKDIPSLVSEIIVVSNNSTDNTECNAKKAGATVLTETRKGYGYACLKGLDYINQKKEKPDIIVFLDGDYSDYPQELTKIIAPILENNIDFVIGARTKALREAGSMTTPQILGNWLATKLMRLIFSAKFTDLGPFRAIKYNKLMALNMEDKTYGWTVEMQLKALKQKLTYTEIPVNYRNRIGVSKVSGTLKGAIFAGIKILGWIFKYSFKK; translated from the coding sequence ATGAAAACAGTAAGTGTTATCATTCCTGCTTACAATGAAGAAAATTCGATAGCACGTGTTATTAAAGACATCCCTAGTTTGGTTAGCGAAATTATTGTTGTTAGCAACAATTCTACCGACAACACCGAATGTAACGCAAAAAAAGCCGGAGCCACTGTTTTAACCGAAACTAGAAAAGGCTATGGATATGCCTGTTTAAAGGGACTAGATTACATCAATCAAAAAAAAGAAAAACCTGATATTATAGTTTTTCTCGATGGCGATTACAGTGATTACCCACAAGAGCTCACAAAAATAATAGCCCCAATACTCGAAAACAATATCGATTTTGTAATCGGTGCTCGTACAAAAGCACTTAGGGAAGCTGGATCCATGACCACACCTCAAATTCTTGGAAATTGGCTAGCAACCAAACTAATGCGTTTGATTTTTAGCGCTAAATTTACCGACCTCGGCCCCTTTAGAGCTATAAAATACAACAAACTCATGGCCCTTAACATGGAGGACAAAACCTATGGTTGGACCGTAGAAATGCAGCTTAAAGCACTAAAACAAAAACTAACATACACAGAAATTCCCGTAAATTACAGAAATAGAATTGGGGTGTCAAAAGTTTCAGGCACGTTAAAAGGTGCTATATTTGCAGGAATAAAAATCTTGGGATGGATTTTTAAATACAGTTTTAAAAAATGA
- the trxA gene encoding thioredoxin: protein MALEITDATFEETVLKSDKPVLVDFWAAWCGPCRMVGPIIEQISEEYDGKAVVGKVDVDANQEFAAKYGVRNIPTVLVFQNGEVVGRQVGVAPKNAYTDAIDSLL from the coding sequence ATGGCATTAGAGATAACAGATGCGACGTTTGAGGAAACGGTATTAAAGAGTGACAAACCAGTATTGGTAGACTTTTGGGCAGCTTGGTGTGGACCATGTAGAATGGTTGGGCCAATCATTGAACAAATAAGTGAGGAGTACGATGGTAAGGCCGTTGTAGGGAAAGTTGACGTTGATGCCAATCAGGAATTTGCAGCAAAATATGGGGTTAGAAACATTCCAACTGTATTGGTGTTCCAAAATGGAGAAGTTGTTGGAAGACAAGTTGGTGTTGCTCCTAAAAACGCATACACAGACGCTATCGATTCACTTTTGTAA
- a CDS encoding ATP-dependent Clp protease proteolytic subunit: MSKTVKVQDTIDVKLLEERKVFLWGQVDDKSAKHVIDRLLYLDALETKDIHLYINSPGGYVTSGFAMYDCIKSLKSDVSTICSGLAASMGSILLSVGTKGKRFIQPHARVMIHQPSGGARGQASDIEITAQEILKTKELSAKILADNCGQDFEKVMKDFNRDHWMSAEESLQYGIVDAVI; this comes from the coding sequence ATGAGCAAAACAGTAAAAGTGCAAGATACCATCGATGTTAAATTGCTTGAAGAGCGTAAAGTATTTTTGTGGGGTCAGGTGGATGATAAGTCTGCAAAACACGTCATAGACCGGCTACTCTATTTAGATGCTTTGGAGACTAAAGACATCCATTTATATATCAACAGTCCTGGCGGATATGTAACTTCTGGCTTTGCTATGTACGATTGTATAAAGTCTTTAAAAAGTGATGTGTCTACCATTTGTTCGGGTTTGGCGGCCTCAATGGGTTCTATTTTGCTTTCTGTGGGTACAAAAGGGAAACGGTTTATACAGCCACATGCTAGAGTTATGATACACCAGCCAAGTGGAGGTGCCCGTGGCCAAGCTAGCGATATAGAAATTACGGCACAGGAAATTTTAAAAACCAAAGAACTAAGTGCCAAAATACTAGCCGATAATTGTGGACAGGATTTTGAAAAAGTAATGAAAGATTTTAACCGCGACCATTGGATGAGTGCAGAAGAATCGCTTCAATACGGAATTGTTGATGCCGTTATTTAA